In Zea mays cultivar B73 chromosome 7, Zm-B73-REFERENCE-NAM-5.0, whole genome shotgun sequence, the following proteins share a genomic window:
- the LOC103632940 gene encoding cinnamoyl-CoA reductase 2 has product MLLVLGCKQVATGNIRTSRGGYIRTKRRTGGGSFSEALHCSGMASPPPPRVCVTGGGGYVASWLVKLLLSRGYAVHATVRDPSDPKNAHLQQLDGARERLRLFKADVLDRDALATAVVACEGVFHVASPVPADKVLDPESEVLSPAVKGTLNVLQACSANNVQKVVVVSSTAAVYFNPSWPQGRTKDESCWSDRDLCIKNENWYCAAKTIAEETAVEYGEKNGLIVVTVCPCIVLGPLLQPLINASSELLVYIIKGGPRVLKNLPWNIVDVRDVADALLLVYEKVESSGRYICAPNRISTNNMVNLFKKSYPNYNYVNCDNKDYESEISPVTSEKLKSLGWNPRTMEKTLLDNIEYFEKAGFLRDGEGYPCRLPHIFHFASD; this is encoded by the exons ATGCTGCTGGTGCTGGGTTGCAAGCAAGTGGCAACTGGCAATATACGGACAAGCCGTGGCGGGTATATACGGACGAAGAGGAGGACCGGAGGAGGAAGCTTCAGTGAGGCCCTGCACTGCAGCGGGATGGCGTCGCCGCCGCCACCACGCGTATGCGTAACCGGTGGCGGCGGGTACGTCGCCTCATGGCTCGTCAAGCTCCTGCTCTCCCGCGGCTACGCCGTGCACGCCACTGTCCGCGACCCAA GTGATCCCAAGAACGCCCACCTGCAACAGCTGGACGGGGCCCGGGAGAGGTTGCGCCTGTTCAAGGCCGACGTGCTCGACCGCGACGCCCTGGCGACCGCGGTCGTCGCGTGCGAGGGCGTCTTCCACGTCGCCTCCCCTGTGCCCGCGGACAAAGTCCTCGATCCCGAG TCCGAGGTGCTGTCTCCTGCTGTCAAGGGCACTCTGAACGTCCTCCAGGCCTGCTCGGCAAACAACGTTCAGAAAGTTGTCGTGGTTTCGTCCACGGCTGCCGTTTACTTTAACCCGAGCTGGCCCCAAGGTAGAACCAAAGACGAGAGTTGCTGGTCAGACAGAGATTTATGCATTAAGAACGAG AACTGGTACTGTGCTGCCAAGACGATTGCTGAAGAAACTGCAGTGGAGTATGGAGAGAAGAACGGGCTGATTGTTGTCACGGTCTGCCCTTGTATCGTTTTAGGCCCACTCCTGCAGCCGCTGATCAATGCCAGCAGCGAACTCCTCGTCTACATTATAAAAG GAGGTCCTAGGGTGCTGAAAAACCTCCCCTGGAACATAGTCGACGTCCGTGACGTAGCTGATGCTTTGCTCCTAGTATACGAGAAAGTGGAATCATCCGGGAGATACATCTGTGCGCCTAATCGGATCAGCACAAACAACATGGTGAACTTGTTTAAGAAGTCCTACCCTAACTACAATTATGTGAACTG CGACAACAAGGACTATGAATCTGAAATCTCACCAGTTACATCGGAGAAACTTAAGAGTCTAGGCTGGAACCCAAGGACAATGGAGAAAACTTTGTTGGACAACATTGAGTATTTCGAGAAGGCAGGGTTTTTGCGTGATGGAGAGGGTTATCCTTGTCGTCTACCTCATATTTTTCATTTCGCTTCTGACTAA
- the LOC103632941 gene encoding glutathione S-transferase T3-like has protein sequence MAQYGSYLSEDDATQFQNTAFAPSPEIPAQGSPAPPPMKKAPQRTKLANFTSEEDMRVCQAWLAVSCDPIVNTGQKRQGFWNRITEAYNSCRGSMPERSTKSLMSRWDSIKTQCSTFAGYMMAVLRQNPSGMTDADKTSLAATRFAAVEKKPFHFLHCWSILKDQPKWMDQHMGNHNPPPNPIGTQSNTIDLDGGEDSAPSSFTSKRPLGRDSAKEKAKKQRSENTSSTDSEYLTRMGELSLERLSVYKSVASTEEKKLEFMKKQERQKLILERKKLNLEKMKMERQKVKEETEQEVLILSMDLTKCNPLLRQYYEAKQQEILARVTGSSSSSK, from the exons ATGGCACAATATGGAAGTTACCTATCCGAGGATGATGCCACTCAGTTTCAGAACACTGCATTTGCTCCTTCGCCTGAGATACCAGCCCAGGGATCACCAGCACCACCTCCTATGAAGAAGGCTCCTCAACGCACAAAGCTAGCAAATTTCACTTCTGAAGAGGATATGAGGGTTTGTCAAGCTTGGTTGGCTGTGAGTTGTGATCCCATTGTGAACACTGGTCAGAAGCGTCAAGGATTTTGGAATCGGATTACAGAGGCATACAACTCTTGCAGAGGATCAATGCCAGAGAGGTCTACAAAATCTCTCATGAGCAGGTGGGACAGTATCAAAACTCAATGTTCTACATTTGCTGGATACATGATGGCTGTGCTTCGACAAAACCCAAGTGGCATGACTGATGCAGATAAG ACATCTCTTGCGGCTACTCGGTTTGCTGCTGTTGAAAAGAAGCCCTTCCATTTCTTACATTGTTGGTCCATATTGAAGGATCAACCAAAATGGATGGACCAGCACATGGGTAACCATAATCCTCCACCGAACCCTATTGGTACCCAATCAAATACTATTGACTTAGATGGTGGTGAAGACTCAGCTCCATCAAGTTTTACTTCGAAGAGACCGCTTGGTCGTGATTCAGCCaaggaaaaggcaaagaagcaAAGATCAGAGAACACATCATCCACTGATTCGGAGTACCTAACACGGATGGGTGAGCTTTCTTTGGAACGGTTATCTGTGTACAAATCAGTAGCTtcaactgaggagaagaagttgGAGTTCATGAAGAAACAGGAGAGGCAGAAACTCATATTGGAGAGGAAGAAGCTTAATCTAGAGAAGATGAAGATGGAACGACAAAAGGTGAAGGAGGAGACGGAACAGGAGGTTCTGATATTGAGCATGGATTTGACAAAATGTAACCCCCTCCTTCGACAGTACTATGAGGCGAAACAACAGGAGATTCTGGCAAGGGTGACTGGAAGCTCGTCGTCAAGCAAGTGA